Genomic segment of Gasterosteus aculeatus chromosome 4, fGasAcu3.hap1.1, whole genome shotgun sequence:
GCCAAATCGGACTTTAGTAAAATGGAGCGGAATTTCCCTAGTTTAACTTTTTAAGAACGTTTcacaacttattattattattattattaaaaagcgTTATTGAACAACGTAACAAAAATACAGTTAACGTTAGTTAATAAAATAACGGATTTCCACCCGAGCCAGAAAAAATGATGATGCAGCCAATTTCAGTCAAAAAAATGCAGAACGACGCTAAAAGCGCAGAATGTGGCGCACGCGCAAAGGGTAGTCCTTGATTAATGAATTTATTTGAGTTGACACATACACGCTTTAACCTAAATGAATCTCATAAGTGAAACTATTAAACCATTTTAAGTTGCTGctattgatttatatatatgttcACCGTTTCAAAAGACATATTCAAATAAAGCAAACACTATTTAAACTTGTCACATCTAAGAAGGGCTCAAATTTTTTTGAGTGCATGCAAATAAAGGTGCATGTTTTCACGCATGCATTCCATGCGTTCTGTGCATCATGGTTCTGTAGGGATGTACAGAGACGGATACACAGCAACGCGTAACCTTTTCTCCGTATCTCTAAATCGACACTGTTGACATACCACAATGTGTCATTGCTGTCAGCCAAATTCCCTCATAACATTTGGACTGGAGCCACGAGGATTAAAACATCTGGCATCAAAAGCTCAACGGCGTGACTCCATGGCCGCATATTATTCAAAGCGGATCATTTAACGGATCGATTGCTCACTTGTTGTCGTGGTGATGAAAATAAACGAGCGAGCGATCAGGCATTCGAGGATCACGTCTGTGCAGGTTGCGTTCTGCAGATGCACTTTGTTCTTCTCCCTCGTGTTAATGCATCGGTTGTGATTCTTTGTTGGGCTGCAATCTGCTGCGGTTATAAAAGCGGCCTCTAAGTGTTTCGACTGCTTTGCCGCGTAGCGCCAGAATCCAAAAGGGAGCCGTGAGAAGGAAtaatgagaccttttgtgatgGTCTGTCCTGCGGGTTCCGTCTGTAAATGTTCATTTCACAGCTCGTCTTGAAGTTCAGGTTTCAACCGTTGATGAGAAGTGTCGTGTTAAGTTATTTAGTCCAGCCTGTTGTTCCAGAGCTCTTGAGCCTGGCGGTGGGATTCGTCCTCACAGGAGACGTGCATCAGTAAgtgattaataataatttcaCGCAGCACTACAAAGCtcgttttgtaaaaaaaaattaagttgaatacatttttaatttgattttttttttatataaaaagacaaagatgatTTGTGTTAAGCCAACAGATAAATTGAAATAATACAATTCTTCACGGTAGCAGTCCAGAAAAACTGACCTGACTGAAAGCTCCAGTGCAGAATATTCATTTCATCATGTTTCTTTATGCTTTGCTAAATCAAAAGCAAACAACAACGTTGATCATATTCCTAAATGAAGACAATAAATTACTATTTCCCAGGTCATTGCTCACAGTTCCCCTGGATGCTCACGCACTTATATTTTCAAGGTCTTCCTACATGCTGCTGCTATTccaacgcgcgcacacaccatGATGTTGTTGACGATTAGTGGGCGCGTTTACCCAGAGTCCACGGGGGCCCGGCGCTCGTTAGGCCGCTCCTCTTCTCATAGCCGTGCCGGCTCCTCCAGCATCACGGTCTGCCACCAAGTCCGGCGTCCCTCCCAGAATGCATCAGGATGTCGGGCAAAAGCTACATGGGAGGAGATATTCTGTACATCATCTGCATTGAGCTACTGTGCATTTACAGGTTTGCATGATTTCTCACAGATGTTTTGAGACCTGCTTTGTTTCCACTGGATATCGAGCACAGCGGTTAGTGAAGTATCGGGTGTATACATGTGCGCCATCATTGGAGCACGTGATTGGCTGTTGGCACCACCTGTGGGGCCGCGTCAGTCTGAGGTGACGCTTCCATCACTGAGAAGAGGCCTCGGTAGGCTTTGTAGACAAAAGACAATACTTAAAATTGAAAGAGGAAATTCTGTGGGCCAGCAAGGTGCGCGTATCAGGCTTTTGGgggttttatattattatattatatttagacGCACACTTTTGATGTGCATGTGTGACACTGCAGACGCGCTGGAACACTCGCGCTCATCCTCAGACTGCAAACTCAGGATGACATAACTGCTCAAAATCTCCGGGGACGGCTAATTCAGATCCTGCAGGTTATCCAGCAGCTTTACACAACaccgtggaggaggggggggggggcgacgcgcTCATTATGTTACGATCTGTACCATGTAAGCTACATGCAGGAGGTCACCGAAAGCCACAAGGATAAAGTAGTAGTGAAGGAGCGCAGTGCTTTAAGTACGTAACGGTCACCCGTGGGAGACGGACAGGTCGGATAAGCCCCGCCCTCGTAGCGTTTTCTGAAAATACGATTGTGCTTTCGTGTAGGGGGAAGTTGATATTTAACGGCTCTCTGCACAATAAATCCATTGGATTGTGGAtcgtttgagaaaaaaaatctgtggcCACCAGAAGTTAATGATACTTAGAATTATAAAACCAAACTCGACCCTTTAATGGTTCCCGAAGCCTGAATGAAATCAGGAGGAGTAGGAAGCTTATTATTGAACTTCCCCTCACCAGCACTAAGCGTTTGGCGTGGTGACCTTCTGTGTCCTGCTCAGTCTGTAAAGACACGCAAGAGCTTTCACGCAagtttttaaatgacatgatTGAATTTGTAGCCACATTGATGGAAATGCTGTCATTTTTACATCTCTTGTTGTTCTTCGCTTAATCAAACCTTCCTGCGCTTTGAACGCGTCCAACTGGGGCACCGACGTTTCTACAGTGAAGCCTCTGCTGCTCACATCGGGAATGCGAGCCGGCTCCAGGGGGCGCGGATGCAATATGTTCTGTTTTTCAACTGTAAGTTGATAAAAAGTGGTCATTGCAACCACATCGCGTGGGCGCGTTCCAAACCCAAACTGTCGGATGGTTTGTTTCGCCTCGTGTCGTTCTTGGTCCGTTGCTGCGTTTGCTTGCAGCCCGTATTTGCTCAGTGAACTGAGGGACGTGTTGTTTCTGAGCCCTCGGCTCTCTAAATATATGCCGTAAATCCCGGCGCCGGAGTTATTAGCAGAGCGCGTCTACGCGTCACACGACGTGCAGCAAGAACACGCTTCGTTGTGCCTTTCAGATCCGGTGACTTCACGTCCAGTCATCACGTATGACCTCTGAGAGGAGCAGCGCTGCCGAGGCCCCGTGGAGCATGAAGGGGTGATGTGAATTCACACCGACCTCTCATAGATTCCTGTGACTGCAGGCGTAGCTCggcccccccctcggcccccctcggcccccacCGCCCTCCACCAACTCGTCGGCCATGACCAGGCCCTCTGGTGTCTGTACTTTATTTATCTTGATTCTGACAGCGTAATCTATCTTCCAAATACAACACGGTGCTCGCGCACGTCTTCACCTCTGGCTTAGTGTCCTTGGAGAAGATAAAGTACAAGAGTGCAAGACagccaccaccccccccccccccccccgtacagTTCTTAAAGAACGCCGGGTTTCAACAATCCTCGGGGTAATGTATGATATCATCTTTGTCCCGTGACATGCAGAGTGAAATGAGAAACGAAGACATTTCCCAGGTTGTAACAGAACGAgcgaagctgcagcagcaaaacCAATGACACGCGTGTGCGTTTTGATGCTCATTAGATGACATTTGATTCCGTTGGCAGCAACACGTGCACACGTGCGGCGCTCCCTGCAGGATCCCGCCGGCTCACACGCATCAATCTGGCCGGCCAGCGTTGACAGCACTGGAGGCTGAAATGCTCCTTTCTGGTCAAACCGGTTTCccaactatgtgtgtgtgtctgtgtgtgtgtgtctgtgtgtgcgcgcggttGATGTCACTCTGCAGCCCCGCCCGGTTGTCACTCTGTCAAAGCTGCTCCTTTCCACTTTGACTGCACTGCTTTGTCCTTTGTTCTGTGCAGGGACCTTAAATCAGTTTGGGCCTCCTGCTGGAACAGCAGagggacatttttatttttttttcattcttctgaATTCTACAAGACAACAAAGTCCATCATGTTGGACAGCTGACGCTGTTATTGTCCCTGTCGCTCCCATCGCCTTCGGGTGCTGTTgtgtttgcagcttctcgtgtATCCTTTTAATGAGGAACAATGGAGCAAAAATACCACAATACTGGTGTCATTTCTTAAAATATCCAACGGGGCACATTTGAAATGGTAATTAAATATTGAATTGCATTCTGTCACAGTTGTGTGatgtttgtgttggtgtgagCTACTACACTGTATCACAAAGTCCATTGAGCTTAATGTTCTTCTCCGAGGGTTTAACTTGACTTTTGTATAAAACAATACTACACAGACACGATGCTCATactaatataaatacaataactAATTTCCCCTGAGCAGCACATTTCTATCTGGTGACTAATGTAGCAACCATGTGGTTTTCTTTGTATCACCTCCAGAGCAGCACAAAAACAACCGTTACTCAACACAACTTCTAGTGCTAGAGTTCCCAGAATGCCTTTCACCACAGGTGCCCGTGCTTTGTCCTCTTGAGAGCAGACGGAGTGTTATTTTGCGACATCAGAAAGGGCGTAGCTGCACGTTTTCTTTAGGGCGCCAGGCGGCACGGCCCTCCGCTTCCCCTCGCGGCTGCTTTATGACGAGGTGGTTCCTGCCAGACGGGCGTCACCGGACGCCGGGACCAGGAACCGACTAACGGCCATAACTGAAGTGAAAGCGACGCGTTTAATTCACTCGGCTCAGGAAGTCCGCCAGTCGGACAGTGTTGCTCTGTTTTCGCCACATTTCCTCCACTGTGTCTGATTGACGGCCAGTGATTGTATGAATATCAAGCAAAGCGTTGCTGAGAAAGCTCTCTACCTTGTGCGTAGAAGCTGTGAGTCAGTCAAGAGtcatgttttctcttcttttctctgtgtgtgtatgtctgtgtgtgcgtgcgcaggaAGAAGTCGTTTCTCTTCGCTGCTCTCTACGTCGCCTTCATCCTCGGGGGGCGTCATGTCATGAAGCAGAGGGAGAAGTTTGAGCTGAGGAAGCCGCTGGTGCTGTGGTCGCTCACGCTCGCTCTATTCAGGTGAGAAACCGCAAAGAAACGTCTGTTTTGGTGTCTTTTGGCTTCATGGTAATAAAGTGTAATCACTTATTATATAAATACGAGGCCTCCTGCTGCGGGTAGTTTGTCTGTAATATTACGCTTTTTCAATCCATAATGCCGAGTTCATCAGTTCATCAGCTACTACATTTAACAGGCACTCGTGGCAATGACTTCACATGTCTTCTATTAATGAATGATGCACATTCTGTCCGTGTAGTATATTCGGCGCCATCCGTACCGGGAGTTTCATGGTGCACATCCTGATGACCAAAGGGCTGAAGCAGTCCGTTTGTGACCAGAGCTTTTACAACGGGCCCATCAGCAAGTTCTGGGCCTACGCCTTCGTGCTCAGTAAAGCACCAGAACTGGGTAAGTTGAGACCTCCGACAGCatctgaggctgctgctgttgagccATCCAGTCCCAACAACTCGCCCTGTCGTTCCTGCAGGCGACACGCTCTTCATCGTCCTGAGGAAACAGAAGCTCATCTTCCTCCACTGGTACCACCACATCACCGTGCTGCTCTACTCCTGGTACTCCTACAAAGACATGGTGGCCGGCGGCGGATGGTTCATGACCATGAACTACCTGGTCCACGCCGTCATGTACTCTTACTACGCCCTGCGGGCGGCCGGCTTCAAGGTGTCGCGCAAGTTCGCCATGTTCATCACGCTGACCCAGATCACCCAGATGCTGATGGGCTGCGTGGTCAACTACCTGGTGTACTCGTGGATGCAGCAGGGCCACGAGTGCCCATCCCACATGCAGAACATTGTGTGGTCCTCCCTCATGTACCTCAGCTACTTTGTGCTCTTTGTCCAGTTCTTCTACGAGGCCTACTTTGCTCCGAAGTCCAATTCGAGGGTCTCGGCCGCCGCCAAGAAGAGCGAGtagatgaagggggggggcgggaccaTGAAGAAAAGGGGAGGGTGAGACGGAGGAGCAGGAACCAGTGACTTGAGACTAAAGTGTtggcggtggggggggttgttggaatgggagggggtggaggggtgtgtgtgtgtgtgcttgagcgTTACTACTAATGTGCAGATCTAAAAAGCCTCGAGGAAGCCGCGCCGCCGCGATCAGAGCCATCTGAAGTTTTAAATCCTTGTTTTGAATTCATCGCGAGTATCTTTTCTATAACCTgaaatctcatttaaaaaatttaaaaaagccacCCATTTGCCGCGAGCACGTTTACTTACGTACATATGAAGATCGATGGAGTCGGCGTGAACTCGCGCCATCAGTcagatgtgtttttgtgcgtctgTCGTCGgtgttttgtagttttattttgaaaatctggAAGCTCTGGGAGAGCTGCTGGTTggtgtgtcttctgtgtcttacattgcagcaaaaaaaaatcttctcagGTCTTAGGTTATCTTTCTTAACACAATGTGCATATCGAGACGTGTTCGACATCAGCACCGGTTTACGCGGTTGTGACGAGTGAGACTGAAGCGGGCTGCGCCGACTGCCTCAGAGGATCGCTCTGCCCCGGGGCATGATGGGAAACAGGATGACACCACTGCTTCACCACTTGTCATGACCGTGCAGAAGTTGCCGACCACACTTGTTCACGTCCCTACCAGTGAAGGAAACACTGATGGTTTAAATGGAGGACAAAAATTATTTCtttagcaaaaaagaaaagaacaaaaacaaagatgcaaATTCTGCTGTAACGACTTTGAAAAATATGATATATTCTTAATGGTGTCTGTTGTGCTTTTGTGCATTTGCACTGTATCAATGTTAAACACATTTGTTGCTAAAAAATGTAACGTATGAACAAAGAGTGCGAAAATGTGACATGTGCCTGTGGTgagtattttaattttaattttgattGCGTGGATCTTCTGTCACAGTAATGACGGACGGTCAAGTTGTCTGACTGCATCGAGCTCTCAGCAGATCAAAGGTTCCACTTCCTGGTTCCTCCTCGGTACGGAAAGTCGATGCTGGATCAAAGTGCCTGGCGGCAAACACAAGTAATCGAGATGATTTAATCCAACAACTGACAACGTTTGCTGCTGGCCTTGTGTTTAAAAGTGTCACCTGACTGTACCTGACCTTCCCCCATAGAGTGCAATAAAGCTTAAtcattgaataataataaagaatgtTGCGTCTTCTTTAACAATTTCTCTTTTGAAAACATCacgttttatttgatttaatgcCGGGAGCTTTATTTAAGCATCATCAGTTCCGTAGCGACGCTTTACTCACAATTGATGCTTAAAGCTTAGTTTTCTTAGCAATATTAACTTTATACTGTATGTAATATGAGATTAATTAGCAAAATATCACCCTCcacatatttaattaattttcaaaGCACATTTTAGAAACGTACCACACTTTTCTGGAACATGAAAAGACGAGATGTCTCTGGACACGTGTGAAGGTTTTTGTCTTGTGCACTTTCGCCATCTGCTGGAACAAAGTAGCCACGACGAAGACGTCCCGCTAGTCGTCCCCCATTTTACCTGAACGTTCCTTATGCAACTCTGTCatggatttatttattccagAACACCAACGTCCTCACTGTCTTACCAGAGCAGCGAGGACACCGGGTGTCTTCCCCTGTAACCCACTAAAACAACGTGGatctttttacccccccccccctcacaaacaGTGGGAGCTTATTACAAACTTTAAATGATGACGTATCAGATTcatttaaatctgatccgtAAGTCATTTCAAGACGAGAAAGGTTTGACTCCATAACGGCTGAACTTCCTCTCAAGTGAAGCCAAATCTTAATGTTCATCAATGAACGTTCAAATGTTTGAGGCTAATACAAATATGTCAACAAGACCACTGCTCAAAATGTTTCCCCGAACCCCCATCAGGAGACAAACCTCCCTCCGGAGCCCCCGGGTCCGGCACATTTCTTCCTCTGGCTCATGTATCCGTGTCCAATCGTTCCTCCTTGATTTCAAAACCCTCACAAACTAGTGTTGCTGTGTCTTGCTGGAGGGACCGAGTACTGACCTGAAGGATCAGAGCAAAGCCTTTGAGTGGGTCGCTAATTCCCTCTTTAGCCCTCATCAGCTGTCCTCCGGCCCGGGACGGAGGCGTGAGCCCCATCtggcagaaaaatacaaatatagctAATAGAGGCTAAGGAACGAAACGGCTTTCTTTTTCGTGTTGGGGACAAAAGACACTTCCATCTTCTCCCGttcctttattattttaacGATATCAAATTAACTTGGGTAACTCtcagttcttgtttttgtcttctcTACTGTGTCTCTGTGATTCTCCATTTAACCCCTCACACCTTTCCTAAAGTATGGGAAGTCTCACTTAAAGCTCACACTATAGAAGTCAGACGTGATGCCCGTCTTCATGGTCAGACCTAATACCCATGATAGAACCTGATGCCCATCTTCATGCATCTGACCGTACAACCATCTGTAGGATCAGTCCTGATGCCCGTCTTCATGCATCTGACCGTACAACCATCTGTAGGATCAGTCCTGATGCCCGTCTTCATGCATCTGACCGTACAACCATCTGTAGGATCAGTCCTGATGCCCGTCTTCATGCATCTGACTGTACAACCATCTGTAGGATCAGTCCTGATGCCCGTCTTCATGCATCTGACCGTACAACCATCTGTAGGATCAGTCCTGATGCCCGTCTTCATGCATATGACCGTACAACCATCTGTAGGATCAGTCCTGATGCCCGTCTTCATGCATATGACCGTACAACCATCTGTAGGATCAGTCCTGATGCCCGTCTTCATGCATCTGACCGTACAACCATCTGTAGGATCAGTCCTGATGCCCGTCTTCATGCATATGACCGTACAACCACCTGTAGGATCAGCCCTGATGCCCGTCTTTACGGTAGGTTTTGCGACCCCCTCCGAGCAGTTTGCAATCTAAGAAAAACAAGTATTTGTTCAGGTGTTATTAGATGCAGGTGAGTGAGAGTAGGAGTAAATCTGGAGTAACTATTAGTAACTTTCGCTAGTAACTAAGTAACCATTTATTGCATAAAACAGATGCCTTTCTATTATTTTATCCATATTTCAGTAGTTTTCCATCCATGACTTTCAGATCAGACTGGTTCAGTTGCTTACTAATCAACTGTCAGCAATGTTTCTGTTCCATaataatagaagaagaagataccAAACGGTGGCCCCTGGAAGGCCGTTCTGTTCCTTACAGTCCCCCGACTGTGACTCTATTGCCCCCTGTTGCCCCAATTGAGGAGTAATATGAGATAAATTGACACTGGGCCCAATTTCATCTTTACCTGCAGTCTGATCAGCTGCTCTTTTAGAGCGGTGGCCTGACCTGTCTGTTAGCTCTAATGGAGGCCAATATATAGATAAGTGCGCCTCGCCGGGAAAATCAATATCGATGTGGCCCCTGATGGTTTTTGAGTTAGAGTGCTTTGTTTTGTGATACAAAGAGGCCGACGGGTCCTTCTATTAACGATCCCCAGTCAACCTTGAGACGCAGTGTCGCAGTCGGAGATAGAAGAGGGCCGACGGGTCGAAGCATCGGCACCAGCGTCAGTGGAGCGTTAGATTTGCCGGAGGAAAGAAACCAACGGCGATGGAGCGAGAGCTTTGAAGAAGACCGGCTGTGGATGGCAATGTCTCAATGTCATTAGAGACGTTTGTTTTGCAAAGAAAAGGCGGTTTTCTGAGGAAGAAAAGTGTGTCAGAAATGTGTTTCGACTAATAAaatgaggacattttttttggtgtgaatatagttttatttcaaataaaagcaaGTCTGATCTCAActattataattccatttaTAGTACATATGGGCTAAAAATCATACATCCTCAAAGAATTATAGACAGGGTGAGTGAAAACTCTGGCAAgggttgtttttcaaaatacacTTTACCATTTTACGCCTTCAAACCAAGCGGTCCTTTTCAGTTGGATCAGTTCAGTTGCTGGTTTTTATATAGTTTACATGACATTTTGTTCCATCAGCTGACGGAGATGAGACAAACGATTTGAACTCAGCAAAACACAGAATTTGGTGATGAATATTAGTCACAAAGTTTACAAATAGGGAAACACATGAATGACATTTAACAAAACTAACTTTGCTCCTGGTAATCACTTACTAATCGATTATTAACAGATCGCCTCAGTTGTCACCAGAACAGCGGTTTTTACTTTAGTACACAAACGGCATTTACAATATTTGATTTGAGGATTAAGATCTTTTTAGAAACAAGGAAGGCACATTGGTGCTTTTTGgcaataaacaaaatatattcatttagACTAAAAAGTAAACTAAGGTCCTAATATTTATGCGCAAATGCTATACAACCGTAGCTGATATATGACCAATTaaaagttatttgttttttcaaaagcaaGCAATGGAAGCGTTTCTTTCTTGTAAAAAATATGACCAGATTTAACAGTTTTCGTtgcttcatttttaaaaacttttaactTCAAGATCTCTGCTATAGCTGCTTAGGTAAGAAATAGTAGATGTGTTTTACACAACATATAGTTTATCTTATTGTCAGCTACAACATCAGATAAATGTCAATGCAGGGAAGAATTTATTCACAAATACTGTATTTTAGGAAGTGTTGatattctaatatatatattttttttttataggcaTCGACTCTCTTTGCACCCAATCATTTGTTTCGGCGCATGACGAACCTATAAAAGCTTTCATGACCCGGTGAGGCCTCCAGCTACAGATGAGGGTAGTTACAAAAAATAATGacaacttttgttttcatttgtgagGTTTGTGACGTGGAATGAAACTCGATTCAGCAGTTTGCACACCAGCCAGAtgttcccgtgtgtgtgtgtgtgtgtgtgtgtgtgcgttgtaaCAGCTGTGTCGGTCTGTCTGGTGAACTAGGAGGCGAGGGGCTGCAGGCCGGGAGTGGAGAGCACTCCAGGCTTGAAA
This window contains:
- the elovl6 gene encoding very long chain fatty acid elongase 6 → MSVLALQEYEFERQFNEDEAIRWMKDNWKKSFLFAALYVAFILGGRHVMKQREKFELRKPLVLWSLTLALFSIFGAIRTGSFMVHILMTKGLKQSVCDQSFYNGPISKFWAYAFVLSKAPELGDTLFIVLRKQKLIFLHWYHHITVLLYSWYSYKDMVAGGGWFMTMNYLVHAVMYSYYALRAAGFKVSRKFAMFITLTQITQMLMGCVVNYLVYSWMQQGHECPSHMQNIVWSSLMYLSYFVLFVQFFYEAYFAPKSNSRVSAAAKKSE